The Impatiens glandulifera chromosome 3, dImpGla2.1, whole genome shotgun sequence genome contains a region encoding:
- the LOC124929835 gene encoding protein DETOXIFICATION 51-like — MMFNSTKTRQNTIIQEIFNETKQLCNLAIPIILTALIFYSRSIISMLFLGRLGNIELAAGSLAIAFANITGYSVLSGLALGMEPLCSQAFGSQRPKLLSLTLHRSVLFLLISTIPIFFLWVNLTRILFYLHQDPNITRLAQTYLIFTLPDLFTNSLIHPIRIYLRAQTITRPVTLASLTGTVFQLVLTLTVIRLRLDLGVAGVAAVSSASNLIMLLTLVFYVWVSGLHLPTWENPTRECLTGWEPLVRLAAPSCVSVCLEWWWYEIMTLLCGILVDPEASVASMGVLIQTTSFIYIFPSSLSFAVSTRVGNELGSNQPVKARLSATVSIFMAAVIGLTAMGFAWTVRYSWAGMFTNDVEIVGLTSAALPILGLCELGNCPQTVGCGVVRGMARPTTAANVNLGAFYLVGMPVAVGVGFGFGYGFIGLWVGLFSAQICCAGLMLYVVGSTDWNYQAERAQMLTCNDRTVVKESLITTHECIFEKEPLICVNVVS; from the coding sequence ATGATGTtcaattcaacaaaaacacGTCAAAATACGATAATTCAAGAAATTTTCAACGAAACCAAACAATTATGCAATCTCGCCATTCCAATTATCCTAACAGCTCTAATCTTCTACTCTCGCTCGATCATTTCAATGTTGTTCCTCGGTCGTCTAGGCAATATCGAACTCGCGGCTGGATCGCTGGCGATCGCGTTTGCGAATATAACCGGGTATTCTGTTTTATCGGGTTTGGCACTCGGTATGGAGCCTCTTTGTTCTCAAGCATTCGGGTCACAAAGACCTAAGCTTCTTTCTTTAACTCTTCATCGCTCGGTTCTTTTTCTTCTCATATCAACTATCCCCATTTTCTTTCTATGGGTTAACTTGACCCGAATTTTGTTTTATCTACATCAGGATCCGAATATAACCCGTTTAGCTCAAACATATCTCATCTTCACTCTCCCGGATTTATTCACAAATTCTCTAATCCATCCAATACGCATTTACCTTCGAGCACAAACCATCACTCGACCGGTAACTTTAGCATCTCTAACCGGCACGGTTTTCCAATTGGTTCTTACTTTAACCGTAATTCGACTCCGGCTCGACTTGGGTGTAGCCGGAGTCGCGGCGGTTTCCTCCGCATCAAACCTTATCATGTTGTTAACGCTCGTTTTCTACGTTTGGGTATCGGGTTTACATTTACCCACATGGGAAAACCCGACCCGAGAATGTTTAACCGGGTGGGAACCGTTGGTTCGTTTAGCCGCTCCGAGTTGCGTATCGGTTTGCCTCGAATGGTGGTGGTACGAGATTATGACTTTACTTTGCGGTATTCTCGTTGACCCGGAAGCTAGTGTAGCATCCATGGGCGTCCTTATACAAACTACCtcatttatttacattttcCCTTCTTCTCTAAGTTTTGCGGTTTCGACCCGGGTCGGAAACGAACTCGGGTCGAATCAACCCGTTAAGGCCAGGTTATCAGCTACGGTTTCGATATTTATGGCGGCGGTTATTGGGCTAACCGCAATGGGTTTTGCATGGACGGTTAGGTATAGTTGGGCCGGGATGTTTACAAATGATGTTGAGATTGTAGGGCTGACGTCAGCCGCGTTACCGATATTAGGGTTATGTGAACTTGGTAATTGCCCGCAAACGGTCGGGTGTGGGGTGGTAAGAGGTATGGCCCGCCCGACTACAGCTGCTAACGTGAACCTGGGTGCATTTTATCTTGTGGGTATGCCCGTAGCTGTGGGTGTCGGGTTTGGGTTTGGATATGGATTTATCGGACTTTGGGTTGGGCTGTTTTCGGCCCAGATTTGTTGTGCTGGGCTTATGTTATATGTGGTTGGTTCGACGGATTGGAATTATCAAGCGGAGAGAGCTCAGATGCTAACATGTAACGATCGTACGGTGGTGAAAGAAAGTTTGATTACGACTCATGAATGCATCTTTGAAAAGGAGCCGTTGATCTGCGTTAATGTGGTGTCCTAA
- the LOC124931061 gene encoding hexokinase-1-like, translating to MGKKFVCVVAVSATVVCASAAALVIRHRSQKSSGQWAKAMAILTEFEEKCQTPVEKLRQVADDMTAEMHAGLDSEGGSKLKMLISYVDNLPTGDEKGWFYALDLGGTNFRVLRVQLGGIENRVVKKEFQEVSIPPHLMVGNSDGLFDFIAKALSDFVDSEKEDFHIPEGRQRELGFTFSFPVRQTSIASGTLIKWTKGFSIEDTVGQDIVGELTKAMERVKLDMRVSALVNDTIGTLAGGRYKNPDVIAAVILGTGTNAAYVEKVTEINKWEGLPPTSGEMVINMEWGNFHSEHLPLTEYDSALDNESLNPGEQIFEKIISGMYLGEIVRRVLLRMAEEAAFFGDVVPPKLKIPFILRTPHMSAMHHDTSPDLKVVATKMNDVLEISKTSLKTRKVIVKLCDIVATRGARLSAAGIFGILKKTGRDSVNDDNQKSVIAMDGGLFEHYGKFSGCMESSLKELLGEERSENVVVELSSDGSGIGATLLAASHSQYLENE from the exons ATGGGGAAGAAATTTGTTTGCGTTGTAGCGGTGTCGGCGACCGTGGTTTGCGCATCAGCGGCGGCGCTGGTTATTCGCCATCGCTCACAGAAGAGCTCTGGTCAATGGGCAAAGGCGATGGCGATACTAACAGAGTTTGAGGAAAAGTGTCAAACTCCAGTTGAGAAGCTGAGACAAGTAGCCGACGACATGACTGCTGAAATGCATGCTGGTCTTGATTCTGAAGGAGGAAGCAAGCTCAAGATGCTCATCAGCTATGTCGATAATCTTCCAACTGG GGATGAGAAAGGTTGGTTTTATGCATTGGATCTAGGCGGTACAAATTTTCGTGTTTTGCGTGTGCAACTGGGTGGAATTGAGAATCGGGTTGTTAAAAAAGAATTCCAGGAAGTTTCCATTCCTCCCCATTTGATGGTTGGGAATTCTGAT GGGCTGTTTGATTTCATAGCGAAGGCGCTTTCTGAttttgttgattcagagaaggAGGATTTCCATATTCCTGAGGGTAGACAAAGGGAGCTCGGTTTCACCTTTTCAtttccagttaggcaaacatcCATTGCTTCTGGAACTCTCATCAAATGGACAAAAGGATTCTCTATTGAAGATACT GTTGGACAGGATATTGTTGGTGAGTTGACTAAAGCCATGGAAAGAGTTAAGCTTGACATGCGTGTGTCCGCTTTA GTTAATGATACGATTGGAACCTTAGCCGGAGGAAGATATAAGAACCCGGATGTTATTGCTGCAGTGATCTTGGGTACGGGAACCAATGCTGCCTATGTCGAGAAGGTGACTGAAATTAACAAATGGGAAGGTCTACCACCAACATCAGGGGAGATG GTTATCAATATGGAATGGGGCAATTTTCACTCTGAACATCTTCCATTAACCGAATATGATTCTGCATTGGACAATGAGAGTTTGAATCCTGGAGAACAG ATTTTTGAGAAGATAATTTCAGGAATGTATttgggagaaattgttagaagaGTTCTCCTTAGAATGGCAGAAGAAGCTGCGTTTTTTGGTGATGTCGTGCCCCCCAAACTGAAAATCCCGTTTATACTCAG gACTCCTCACATGTCTGCGATGCATCATGACACTTCTCCTGATCTGAAAGTGGTCGCGACCAAGATGAATGATGTATTGGAG ATATCGAAAACATCGCTTAAGACGCGAAAAGTGATTGTTAAACTCTGCGACATTGTTGCCACACGTGGGGCCCGCCTCTCAGCGGCAGGGATCTTCGGTATTCTAAAGAAAACAGGAAGAGACTCGGTTAATGATGATAACCAGAAGTCGGTTATAGCAATGGATGGCGGTTTGTTCGAGCATTATGGAAAATTCAGCGGATGTATGGAAAGTAGTCTAAAAGAGTTGCTTGGGGAGGAGAGATCGGAAAATGTGGTGGTGGAGCTCTCAAGTGATGGTTCTGGAATCGGAGCCACCCTCTTAGCCGCCTCTCATTCTCAGTATCTCGAGAACGAATGA
- the LOC124928580 gene encoding probable protein phosphatase 2C 6: MEKTDQLDDEDLQKLDSVLEIASTSSTVSSTLGTDDVPAGDLSTSGGSFGDVPSVLVAEPVIPRLDELPAAMETVTAAVVREKCVGRNKAVAWGFTSLIGRRKEMEDAVAVAPTFMSTTCENVGGCTAPGSRSSSEISPLHFFGVYDGHGGSQVARFCAERMHEVVGEEWNRATVVDGIDWHEKWKAVFSSSFERADSEVVMAGGEATEMIGSTAIVAVISACQIIVSNCGDSRAILCRGTQSIPLSVDQKPDREDELTRIEAAGGKVINWNGARVFGVLAMSRSIGDRYLRPWIISVPEVSFTRRMDDDECVILASDGLWDVMSNDEVAEVARRVLRRRRRANTTTTTTDDATMSAAQYVADALTEIAIGRNSSDNISIIAIDLKSKRKRIQKNPIS; the protein is encoded by the exons ATGGAGAAGACAGACCAATTAGATGATGAAGACCTTCAGAAACTAGATTCCGTTCTCGAAATAGCATCAACCAGTTCTACCGTCTCATCAACACTCGGTACCGACGATGTTCCCGCCGGCGATCTTTCAACCTCTGGCGGAAGCTTCGGAGATGTTCCTTCGGTTTTAGTAGCGGAACCTGTCATTCCGAGGCTAGACGAGCTTCCGGCGGCGATGGAAACGGTGACTGCAGCGGTCGTAAGGGAGAAGTGCGTCGGGAGAAACAAGGCCGTTGCGTGGGGATTCACATCGCTAATCGGACGGAGGAAGGAGATGGAAGACGCTGTTGCCGTCGCTCCTACTTTTATGTCAACGACCTGTGAAAACGTAGGCGGTTGTACTGCGCCTGGTTCACGAAGCTCGTCTGAGATCTCACCTCTCCATTTCTTCGGCGTCTACGACGGCCACGGCGGATCTCAA GTGGCAAGATTTTGTGCAGAGCGAATGCATGAAGTGGTGGGAGAGGAGTGGAATCGAGCAACGGTAGTTGATGGAATTGATTGGCATGAGAAATGGAAAGCAGTTTTCTCAAGTAGCTTTGAGAGAGCAGACAGTGAAGTAGTCATGGCTGGAGGAGAAGCAACTGAAATGATTGGATCCACAGCTATTGTAGCTGTTATATCAGCTTGTCAGATCATTGTATCCAACTGTGGTGATTCAAGAGCTATTCTTTGTCGTGGAACTCAATCAATCCCATTATCTGTTGACCAGAAG CCTGATAGAGAAGATGAGCTCACGAGAATTGAAGCTGCAGGAGGAAAAGTCATAAACTGGAACGGTGCTAGAGTTTTTGGTGTTCTTGCCATGTCAAGGTCTATTG GTGATAGGTATTTGAGGCCTTGGATAATATCTGTTCCGGAAGTAAGTTTCACAAGAAGAATGGATGATGACGAATGTGTGATCTTAGCAAGCGACGGTCTTTGGGATGTAATGTCAAACGACGAGGTTGCTGAGGTGGCACGTCGTGTTCTAAGGAGACGTCGCAGGGCCaatactactactactacaacTGATGATGCCACCATGTCAGCAGCCCAATACGTTGCCGACGCTCTCACTGAAATCGCAATTGGAAGGAATAGTTCAGACAATATCTCTATCATAGCTATTGATCTTAAATCAAAGAGAAAGAGGATTCAAAAGAATCCCATTTCGTAA